TCTTTTATATtaacactaaaattttaaaattttaaaatatataataactaAGAATGATTCAACTAGAGAACATGgattaaatttacaattttacacaTATAATACAAAACTAATAGAAGCCTTTAACCAAGTAAATTTAACCGCTATCGTTTTTTcatgactaaaatttcaaaattaaaaaattacagaTGTTAAATTTGACAAATTCAAAAACCCTAGTTGTGATGGCCTATTGGTCAGGTGTTCAACTTCCCACAAATAGCCTGGGTTGGAATCATCATtgtaccaaaaaataaaattaatcaaattaaagtataaatactaaattcataacttaGGGGACTAATAGAAGAAATTGACCTTTTTagtttaagttaaaaagggcggTGGTGGGATTCAGGCGTGGTAGTGCTTCTATCTTTGTGGGCAAAAAAAATCGATCCATTACTTACATGTGCACCcatataaaaagtaaaatacCATCACAACAAGTGGCCTTTAAATGTCAAAATCCAACCCCCCATTATAAATACCACCCCCCCAATCAACAATTCACTTCATATATATCATTCCACTAAAATGGAGAAAAAATTGCAACTTAAGTCCCTTCATTTcaccttcttcttccttttcttcttaTTGTTTGCATTTAATATTGTGGGTGCTTTTGGTACTAGGAAAACACTATCCATGGAAGGCTCTAATGCACCAAACGGTGGTTCCAATGGTGCTACTGGTTCAGCCCATGGTCCTAACTGGGACTACAGTTGGGGATGGGGCTCAAGCCCTGGTAGTGGATGGGGTTATGGTTCTGGTTCAGGGAGGTCACCTAATGGGTTCGGGAGGGGTTACGGGTTCGGGTTTGGGTCTGGTACTGGTTCAGGTTCTGGTTCTGGTTCTGGTTATGGTTATGGGAGTGGTGGTGCTCATGGTGGTGGATATGGTGCTGGAAGTGGAaccggtggtggtggtggtggtggtggtggtggtggtggtggtggttctGGTGGTGGTTCGACTGAAAATGGGAATGGTAACCGTTGGCCATCAAGGAACCCGAACCCTAACCACCATGGTTAAAAACAAGGAGTTTTTGAGGTTTGCTTTGTCAGGTGACAATGGTTAGTGTAATATAAAATACATGGtgtgtaatatatattttatatttttaatcaatcTATGTTAgttttataagttaaaaaaaaaaaacctatgtaCCGTCTATGTGCTTGATTATATCATTTGAGCTTTAAGGCCCTGTTTATTTCCATTTCATGCtataaatttttgtatattttaggtTTTCATGTTGGAAGTTTAAAGTTTATGATTGTTTTATTTTAGAGTGGAATGTATTTTATCGTTTTAGTtaacattttttcttttatatactttttaacaaaacataaatcGTTTAAGAATCGAATTTGAGATTGATATCAACGGTAAAATTgagataataaaatttttatcaccTTACTCGTGATTCAATCGAGACAATTAGTTCTGACTGTGtataatatgatgaaaaaaataaTCCTTTTCagacatgaaattttaaattcattttaaagtATCAGAGTGAGCCGTGTTTTCCTATTTTGAAATATGCAACAATATTAAagccaaataaaataatattatatggtttttttttattattcaattgaTAATACTATATGGTTTTTAAATGCAAATATTGTTGTTGTTTGCATGGTTGACACTAGAATTGAAATTTGGTTACTCTTTTCGCAAAATATATTAACCGAAATGTAAAGAGATGacattttgataaatttgagatTGAAATCTCGATGTCTTTCTTACCAACATAAAACATGGGTGTTCATTAAATCCAAAAAATAGGCTGAAGGAGTTGATGGAGAAGTgcgagagttttttttttttttgtcttttgagAGCATGAATGGGGTCTTTCTTTGGAGCCCATGTAATGATGTTATGGTGACTATAGGGTATGTAAGATATTAAGTATAACAAAGATCATGATGGGTGGGTCTATCATCATTTAAAACAATAGTGGATTTTTAAgacatttttaatgtttaaacaatgtttcgtaattttttttatttgaaattagtATGGTATCTAATAAtcacattaaatttttattagactTTGAGTCGAGTTGTGTTTGATTCTTAAAAGTGGATACCAACAATAAtctttctataaaaaaaaagttgaatgagCCGATGGAAAAATGACTATAGAATATGTAAGATACTAATATATAACAAACATCAAGTTACTTGTAAGTGGTGGATTCATCATCATTGAAACAATAGTGGATTTTCAAGGCTCTCTTGATGTTTAAACAACCTTCggtgtttttttgtttgtttgaaatTTGTTTGGTATCTTGTAGTTACATTGAGTTTTGACTAAATTTAAAATTGGGTTGTGTCTAATCCCTAAAAGTGGGTGCCAATAATAGTTTCTCCATAAAAGAAATAGTTTGAACGAGCTCGTGGAAAAGTGGTTGTAATTTATGTGAGATATTAACATATAACAAACATCAAGTTGCTAGTGATAAGTGAATTCATCATTATTGAAACAATAGTAGATTTTCAAGGCTCTTTCAATGTTTAAACAAccttttgaatttaattttattttatatggaaTCTAGTTGGTATTTAGCAATTACATTGgattttgattaaatttagaGTCGAGTTGAGTTTATCTCTAAAATTAGTCAGTTTAGACACCAATTTTCTCATCCAAAGACTCAAAAATCAAACTTAAAAGCTTATTTAAATAACATCAAACTTCTTATTACTCAACCCCATTCCAAGTTTCACTTTTAACTGGAGACCAAACTAATTGAGGAAGGCTCGTCTCTTCTTTGCTAATTCCTCCCACTTTGGCATGGTAGGCATTATTGTAATACCTAAAACCCCCAACTGAAAGGGTTTAATTGTATAagatatttgcttatgacttatgaGTAAAGTTAGAAAGTTAGTCAAAAAGTGGGAGCAAACTGCAATGATTGCTTATATATAATCTGGAGTTTTGAGctaaatattaaacatttaaacacaGCTAATGGATACTAATTCtgcattttttatatactggGTTGTTCTAATTGAGCTGTCATTTACTTTCATAATGACATCATTGGAATTTGCTGCATTCCTTGATTCAAAGAGACATGTGGGTATGGGTACAGCTATCAATTAAGTGGGTTGGGCTTATTTTGGTGGATGTGAAGATGACCTTGATCTATTTTTAGTGTAAATTATGTTGGTTTGAATTATTTAAGTTTGAAGGTTAAAATTTTTAGCTCCAATCATTTAAAGTtggaattattttaaatttttatcattttaagttGGTGTCATTTTAAGTTATTTGTTCGAGTCATttcagttcaattttttttctagttgATGTTGTTTCAGTTTGTTTCAAGTTGTAAGCGGTTCTAGGTTTGGTTTAGTTTAGGGTAAATTACTCTATTAGTTATCTAATTTTTAGAGCGCTTTCATTTTAGTtatctaataattaaattttctaaCAACGGTTGACTGCACACACCGTATCatgtttatacttttattttagtcacccaacttttaagtcacttatattttagtcatccaattttgtttttaagtattgaatgagataaaaaatataaaggattagattgaaaaagcggtagaaactaaaataatgcattaattgttaaattaaactTGTTTACCCCATTGCTGAaagttctaatttttatttttaaagttaaatttttaaatttcaaaacattaatattcaattaaatatttttttatctttgttaGTGTCAATCGATTTATTGCTATAATATTTAAATGAATCTcattctaaaatataaattttattttatattttcaaattaaaataaactcaaataataCGTATTTAATTATTGCCTACgaaactcataaaattttaattatattatcttAAATCTTCTATACTAagctaaaaataatgaaaaatcatcacaattaattaaaataatttattttaagcatatataatattatatatttaaactaattttcaataaaaaaattgtatactcaaaatatatattacataaaatatattatattataaataaaagtgatattcttaaaagtaaaaagtaaattttcttttttggtttatttagACAACACAAAGTAATCGGATGAAAGTGTAATTAGTATGATAGGAATTACACACTCTTGCAATTACTAAGAATTGTAATTCTCTAGACTTGTTTGAGCATAGTGTAATTACATCGTAATCTCATATGTCATGTTTGGTTGTACAGGTTATAATTATACGGTTACataagttatatttttaaaaaatatttatctataatatatataaaataacgaGTTTAGCAAAACTTTTAAATAGACGAGAACATATTTTTTTCGTcg
The Gossypium hirsutum isolate 1008001.06 chromosome A07, Gossypium_hirsutum_v2.1, whole genome shotgun sequence genome window above contains:
- the LOC107938001 gene encoding glycine-rich cell wall structural protein 2, with the translated sequence MEKKLQLKSLHFTFFFLFFLLFAFNIVGAFGTRKTLSMEGSNAPNGGSNGATGSAHGPNWDYSWGWGSSPGSGWGYGSGSGRSPNGFGRGYGFGFGSGTGSGSGSGSGYGYGSGGAHGGGYGAGSGTGGGGGGGGGGGGGGSGGGSTENGNGNRWPSRNPNPNHHG